A single genomic interval of Malania oleifera isolate guangnan ecotype guangnan chromosome 13, ASM2987363v1, whole genome shotgun sequence harbors:
- the LOC131145922 gene encoding vacuolar protein sorting-associated protein 24 homolog 1-like — MGLKAGVIEEIVSDAIALDAEDIEEEIEEEVDKVLTAIAGETAAELPEAVRRERVKQSAQTVEAAQEEEDDEEELEEIRARLAKVRS; from the exons ATGGGGTTAAAA GCAGGAGTTATTGAAGAGATTGTGAGTGATGCTATCGCACTAGATGCAGAGGATATAGAAGAAGAGATTGAAGAGGAAGTTGACAAGGTCTTGACTGCAATAGCTGGTGAGACAGCTGCAGAGCTTCCTGAAGCTGTCAGAAGGGAAAGGGTAAAACAATCTGCCCAGACGGTGGAAGCTGCACAGGAG GAGGAAGATGATGAGGAAGAACTGGAAGAAATTAGGGCTCGACTCGCCAAAGTCAGATCATAA